Within the Chrysemys picta bellii isolate R12L10 chromosome 17, ASM1138683v2, whole genome shotgun sequence genome, the region gagccgggCGGGCCGGGCCTGAAGCCCGAAcggggcccgtggggccgggcaGGCCCCTGAGGCCtagaggagccgggggggggccaggcggggctggggggggcgacGCCCGAGCAAGGGGCTGTGGGGCCAGTTAAAGGCCTTGGGGCCCAGGCAGGGATCTAGGGGGGCTCTGAGAGTCGGGGGGGGCGCCAGGAACCAGGGGGGCCTGGAGGGGTGAGGGGCCAGAGGCCTGGTCGTGGCCAGGGGCTGAGGAgcaaggcaggggtgggggggggataggCAGAGAGGGGCGTAGGcctgtgggagtgggggggggggggtctgcaccCCTGAGAAGGCCGTGACTGAAGGGGGAGCTTTCTGGCGCACGCCCTCCCGGCTTCCTCGGTTTCCTGCCCTGGACAGTGGGGCTGGGCACCCTGCgttcccaccccaacccccaggagGCCGAGACGGCGCGAAGGGGGGGCGCCCCTGGATTCCTGCCCCAGGAGGCACCGGCTTGAGGCTGCCGTGACTttctcctctgcccccctgcaCCGCGAGAGAGGGGCGCGCCCCGGGGGGCTGCGTTCTGTCTAcggagccgggtcggggagcgACATCTAGAATCCCAGATTCCCCCCCCTCCGCTCCAGCGACTGAACGATGGCGACCAACATAGGCGACCAGCGAGCCTCTGAATGGTGATCTTTGCATGTTGGGTGCTTGGGTGGGAACAGGTGGCTCGTTAATATACTGCTGCGTTGAGGTTTTTGTGGGGAAGGGGAGTAGAGGAAGCAGTGAAATGTCTCTAGCAGTGACTGTCTTCCTTTGACAGGAGCCCGGATTTATGGGCCAAAGCAAACTAAGCTCCCCTTattctcccaggctgccagttagCCGGGCTGGATCGTCTTGTCACCAAATAGCTACAAAGGAATCTTCTCTTTCAGAGCATAAGCTAGTGATTCAGAAGGGACAGGAATGGGTCCTTGTTCTCTGCGTTGTAGCGAGCCGGACACAGTGGCTGACACTGTGCACAGGATCATCCTCATCTTGTGTagttataattttaaaatgacgTGGAAGAGAATGTTGACTTTTTAAGGCGAGAGTTGCCACCTGCTATGTGGGACCCTGACCTTGTTGAGGCTCTTTTTCTACTGCACCATAGAAAGGCCCATCTTTTCTCACGGCCTTTGAAAATGGGGCAAAGCAAGGTTGGGGGGAGCACTGGTGGGTTAAGCCACACAGTTTTTTTTACTGGTATAGCTGTTTCAGTTAGGGGTACGATTGATATTGCTGAAATAGTGATGCCTGTGTGGATGCAGCTACACCAGTATAAAGGTACCACACGtgatcttagccaaaaggccgAGCTGATTTCCCTCGTGTGGGAAtgagctataccagtataaacatCTTGATAACTGCATCCACGCTGGGGAAGATTAATGCACCGACTTTAATTATACCGGTATCAAAGTGGTCCAGCTTGTGTGTCTAAACAAGTCTTCTGCATCTTTGTTACGTCAAGTGTGACTAGAGTAGATGGGTGAACCCCTTTAAATGCTTCAGTAAGTTGAAATGTTTATTGGTACTGAGGGTGTGAGGATAAAAATTCTGAGCACAAATCTGAAAGAGTCAATCAGAGTGACCAAGGAAGCCAGAAGCAAATTAATGGGCTCATCGCTGAAGAGCTGCAGTAAAACCTTTTAAGTGGTCTGTGGATTTCACATTATTTTAGGGTGTGGTTTTTCTGTCATAAACATTAAGTCAAAGGCTTAGAAATATAGCACAAAGCAGACTGCCTTAGTATGAGAACTTGTCAAACTAGTGTCGTTTGGCTGACTTTGGTATTAAGTGTAACATTCGTGATTTGCATGGCTGCGTTTAGCACTGTGAAGTTCTGagctccagtcctgcaatgaATTCTCCGCAGGCAAAACCACTTGGCCCATGTGGGTCCCCTGTCAACTTTGTTGGAAGGTCCCTCGCTGAGCTCATTGTAGGCTGGGACCCTCCCGGAGTGGACACACATTTTCAGTTCCTTTTTAAAGGCCTCAAAACTACATGTGAATCGTTTTGCTGCATACCAGGGTGTTGTGGGTTTTAAAGGTTGTCGGGGGTAGGAGGAAAACTGAGGGtgttcctttttttcttcttttgtgatGTATAAAGAAATCTCTTTTACCGTTAACTGTTTATTGGGATTTACCTGTGTTTGAGGGGGAGGTTTATGCGGTTGGCAAGCGAGTCATAGCTTAGCAAACTCTTAAGGCCGGGAGGAACATTaaatcatctagcctgacctcccatttaacaggccatagaatttcccctaATTCCCCTTCTACTGACCCCAATAACTTGCATTTAACTAAACAAgcgtcttccagaaaggcatccagtcttgatttgataccatcaagagatggagaattcaatTCGGCACAACCTGTGGGAGTTTGTTCCATTGGCCACAGACCCTTGCAGTTACAAATTTGTGACTCGTTTCTAATTTGTTTGGCTTTAAcgtccagccactgggtcttgtgcTCCATCATGGTGTGGGTCAAAACCTTTTTTATGAAACCAGGAGGATGGTGCGTTAGATAAAGAGTCAAAGAGATCTTTTCTTCTAACAATCAGTTTTGAGTTAAATCCGTGTTGGAAAGAGAGTCTGGAAAGATCTTCCCCTAGCCATTGGCTTAGAATCCTGCAAAGCCTTAACTTTCCCCATGTCACCTTGGTACTTGTGATGTCATAGTCCTGCCAGTTCTCCAGCCGGATGGATAGATATCAATCATGATTTgaatcaccaagtggaaagcctcCATTTAAACCATCAATTtaaatcaacttttccatttgtacttcagttatttttctTATGAAAGGTGCGTTCTCATTGGTTGATAGAACCATTAAAATGTAGCACCTTTACAGAAGATGTGGTTAATCTTTTTGCTATCTTTGGGTGTACAGTATATCTATATACACTTAGTTAAACAATTATAtagtttaatattttcagattattaattgtacatttttagtatgttGGAAAAAGGAGAATGAGATATTGCttagttaagtatcagggggtagccgtgttagtctgtatctacaaaaacaacaaggagtccagtggcacctcaaagactaacagatttatttgggcataagctttcatgggtaaaaacctcacttcttcagatgcatggagtgaaagttacagatgcaggcattatatagaagaacaggagtacttgtggcaccttagagactaacaaatttattagagcataagctttcgtggactacagcccacttcttcggatgcatatagaagtgataatcaagctagccgagtacagacagtttgataataagccattctatatgcatccgaagaagtgggctgtagtccacgaaagcttatgctctaataaatttgttagtctctaaggtgccacaagtactcctgttcttctttttgcggatacagactaacacagctgttactctgaaaccaggcattatatactgacccatggagagcagggagttacttcgcaagtggagaaccagtgttgacagggtcaattcaatcagggtggatttggtctactcccaataatagatgaggaggtgtcaattccagaagaggaaaagctgcttctgtagtgagccagccactcccagtccctattcaagcccaaattaatggtgttaaatttgcaaatgaattttagttctgctgtttctctttgaagtctgtttctgaagtttttttgttcaatgatagcgacttttaaatctgtaatagaatgaccagggagattgaagtgttcacttactggcttttgtatgttaccattcctgatgtccgatttgtgtccatttattctattGCTTAGTTATTACTGTTGTGCCATATATATAAAGTTTGATGTCATAAGTTAGATGTTTTTCCCCggattctttctttatatagaaaatcAGCCTTTAACTCAAAGTTTTTCTGGTAGAAGTTCATGGATTcagcagttttattttttaattactttAGGCCTAACATAtcttgtattaaattcagattttctttgaaacaggtttatttttaaaaagtaaaccttattaaaatttaaataatCAAAAAATCTGATTTCATAAAAATAATCTTCGATTTTTATCCAGTCAACCATGGAGTCTTCCAGGAAAGAACTGGGTAGACAAGACATGAATTTCTACCATAAAACCTCTTAATGCCTTCATTATAAGCAAAAGGCGACACAACATTGGTATGAAATCTGATCAGTTTAGGGGCATTCTACTCAGCTTCCTAAAATATCCTCTCCCTGGCCAAGCAAGATGACTTTGTATAGTTTTCTTCATAGTTTAGCTGGGTGTTTTCTAAGCCCTGGGGCTTGCCAGATGTTGGACAACTGAAAATAAGCCGTGTCATTTTGAAGTGGGAAGCatgctgcttttatttttttagagatttccttttttatttttttttaagtaaatcgaCAGCTCTTTGAAAGTCACTCGGCGGTTTGATGCATAGAAGTAGTTGTGGCAGCAGGTGGATTAATGAGCAAAATGCAGGTGAGAAGGGCAGAGGTATAACACCCTGTAATGTTGCCCTCTGACTTACCTGTGAAGCCGAAAGCTTGTTTGTGTTGTCATAAAGACACTAGATGCCCGGGAGCGAAATAGCCACACCAGACTCAATGGGACTATCTGAGCGTATGCGCCTTTGTCGGATAGAGAAGGGGACTGGCAGTAAGGGACAGAGCTAGACACGTCTAAGTTTGACTCCGGATCCCATGGGTGAAGGCTGCTCCCCTCTGGCAGTTTGGTGATCTGTGTGAAATGAAGTATCTCAGTCCAATTCCTAGTGGCCGTATCATGTTTGGCTGTGGGAGGTCATGGAGACACGACTCCCAGAGCAGGATGGACCTGATGACTTGGGTTCCTTTCCCtcctagcctctctgtgcctcggtttcccctctgtAGCATGGGGGCGATAGCCCTGCCCAGCCTCATGCAGCTGCTGTGGGGATTAatacattaagattgcaaagtgcttagatactacagcagggagcggggggcagaTAAGCATCATAGTGTGTCCTCATTAGTTACCATGTGTGAGCAGGAGACCCTAGTGCGGAGGAGGAGGGAACAGCGGCAAGAGTTGAGGTGTGTGCAGTAGAGTGCCTGCCAAGAGAATCGCTGTATTTATCCTCTGGGTGGCACTCCTGCCTCCCTTCCGCTCTTAGCTAAAACTGCAGCTTGCTTTACCCTCGACTGCCTGGTGCTGACCCTTACCTgtgcagccagggcagggggatTCATTCCCAGGCTCCAAGCGTAACTCTCGTCTTTCTCTTGACACGTCCAGGGCTCCCCAGTACAATCTCGGGAACAACGCAGCCCGGGAAAACAGCATGGAGGGGCAGGCACACGAGAACCCTGAGTGGGAGAAAGCCAGGCAGGCACTGGCTAGTATCAGCAAAGCCAACGCCGCCTCTGGGACCAGCAAGGGCTCCAACAACGGACCGGCTAACACGCAGGTAACATGCCCCCCGCTTTTTGATGGGATTCTGGTCTCCTGGGAGCCAGCGTGCCCGGAGATCTTACCCTGCCCCAGTGCCCGAGAGAAGGATCATACTGTTTCACGGGCTGACGGTGTAACCTAGTCAatagagcccaggactggaacttgggagacctggctttGCTGGGTGAACCTGGGGAAGTCGCTTACCCTCCAGTCCCCTTCCTCTGcctgtcttgtccatttagatcGTCAAACTCTAGAGCAGGGACGGTCTTGTGTATGGACAGCTCCAACCGCTGCGGGGCCCCCATCTGTTACCACAAATCACCTCAGACCACTTGGGATGACTACGTTTTATACCTTGCTGATTGGACACATTCGCTCTTCTTTATCTACGTGGCTGCTGCCCTCgggagccccagccctggatCGGGGCCCCGTTGTGTGagctgctgtacaaacccagaacaaaaagcccCCAGTGAGCTTCCAGTCTGTCGTCTGACCCGGTTGGGTTGTGTCCACACGCTGGTTTTAAACACGGTCTTCTATCGACagtgttgtgtgtgtgcacacgtccTGCGCTACCTTATTGTGTATCGGTGCATGCTGGGGAAAAATCTGGGTTGCTATCCCCTGCtgccacagcagcagctcatatCCAGAGGTCTGGTACCCGGTGCAGTGCACCGTGGGATAGCCAGCAGAGGACTAACCGCGGCCACTGCGCAAGGCTAGTGGGGTCCCGTCTGCGCTCCCTAGTCACTGCCTTTCCTGATGATCCCGTGTGTTTCTCTGCAGTATGCCTCCCAGCAAGGAGACCCCAACGCTATGCAACAGCAACAATATTACCAGTGGTACCAGCCGTACAGCTTCGGATACCCCTATAATTACTGTTACCCAATGGTGAGCGATTTATCCCCTGCCCTGTGCTTGTGATCTCTTAGGAGCCCTGGGGTCTAGCCCCAGCTCATCTCTTGCTAAGGGACTTAGCATCAGCTCGTGAGAGGTGCTGGGCGGTGGGAGTTGACTTTGGGACGGGCAGGGAGCCTTTAATATCTTTTgcggggggcagggtgtgtgtgtggggggggggttagccaGCATTTGTAAAACACTTGCCAAGTGCCGTGTCCTGATGCGACTCTGTGGGGCTGGGCTCTTCTCTGCAGAACGTCTACCCAGGCTACAGCTTCCCCAACCAGTACGGGGTCGCAGGCTCGTATTCCTCTTCGACGGCCCAGCAGCCGCAAGGGCCGGGCCAGCACCAAGGGAACGTGAACCAGGTAGGTCCCAATGTCCCAGCCCTCGCAGAGCGCTCAGGGGTCACGCTGCCCGGCCTTCTGGACAGTGCTCGGTTCTTTCCTCCCACCCAGGGCCAGGAGTCGCGTCAGgatgtggcctagtggttagaacaggactTGGCGCACCTGGGTTCAGTCCTTGGCTCAGAGGTGCCATGTTCCCTAGGAGTTGGAGCAGGAGGGACTAGGAGTGAGAAGTGACTGGATTCTGTTTGAGACTCTTGGCAGGAGTGTTGTCTAGttagaggggggctgggagccaggactcctgggttctcctccgctctgggagaggagtggagtctagtggttagattgggggggaggggggctgggagccaggactcctgggttctctccccagctctgggagggggcggggtagAGCACAGGGACTGGGTGTCAAGGCTGCCACCTGCTGGTTGTATGACAGCAGGcaagaaactgaggtacacacttTTCCTCTTGAGCCGGGGGCTTGTAACCCTTGGCCGCTCCCCAATTCTTAAGACAACGGGCTGAAAATGGCTGTTGGCCCAGTTCCCCCCTCCTTGCCCCATGAAGGCCATGGGGCTACACTGGTGTATCTGGGAGGGGGGATGGGCCAGTTTGTCTACACCTTTACCCATAATCTGCTTCTCACTGGGCCTTGACACCTGTGCAGGGCAGTCGTGTGCCACCCTCCACTGAGAgcgtctctctcccccttccagcccccagtccctggcATGGAGGAAGGCATGGCCTACTCCAACCAACAGCAGCAGATGGCCACCTCCAATCCCCCGCAGCCGCCTCCACAGCATGGCAACCACCCCGGGGGCGCCATGGGCCAGCAGCAGGGTGGCTCGTCCGGGGGCCAGCACCTGCAGCAGAACTCCTCCGGCGCCTCCTACAGCCAGCACGGCTACTCGGAGGGGCCCAAGCCCAAGAAGGGGCAGCAGCTGTGGAACCGCATGAAACGTGAGTCCTGGCCCTGAGTGCAAATGGCTACTCCTGGGTACCAGGCCTGGGAGGGGTCAAAGGATTAGAGCCGGGGGatctggaagccaggactcctgggttctgtccccagctctgggaggggagtgggatacTAGGggattagagcaggggaggctgggagccagcattcctgggttctatccctgggtctggtgggttagagcaaggggaagggggcagggaggcaggaacagaacccagccatCCTGGGGGAGCGTGTTCTAGTGGTTAGGGTGGGGAGCTAAGActtctggattctgttcccagctctgggtagTTCTTAGGGGTTAAagcagggtgggggagactggTGCCGGGTCTCCTGGGCTCTACTTCGCTCTCCTCAGCTGAGTGGCTGGATGAACTGGAGTGGGTCTCAGATCAGTCGCTCACCCTGTTGGCAGCACAGAGCCAGCCCCGCTCTGGCACTGGGAGCGGGACTGTATTTTGGCTCGCGCAACATCCCAGCTGTTGACAAGGTTCCTGTCATCGACCCTTTACTGGTGGCGAACGTGAGAGTTGGGGGCCCAGCGTAACTTTCAGAGCCCAGGTGAAGTTTGTGGCCCTGGTGATGAGGAAAAGCATCTCTCGACTTATAAATGAGCTCGGGCGATCCTAAATAGAGACGTAATAAACACAGAGCCGCGGACACAGCTCTTCAGAGCGTATCAGCGCTTTGTGCTCGTTCCCAGTCTGTCAAAACGACTAATACCCCTTCCCTCCTCATGGGGACGTGCTCTGCAATGGAGACTTTCCTCTAAGGGGCATCAAGTGTGTTAGCCTTCTGCCTTCCCTCCAGaggcactcccctcccctcctgtatTGCTTGCCCTGTGTTTGGATGCAGCCgcttctggggtggggcgtgggaCTGGCTATACAGAGATGCTTgtcctggtgctgagatgcagccacctctgtagCGGGGCACAGGACTGGTTATACAGGGGTCCCTCGCCTGATGCAGAGGtgaagccacctctgggatgggacatagggctgtttatacaggggtTTTAGCATCAGCACAGCAAGACGACATAGCAGTTAAGGAGATTGTGTTTCCAAGTAAAATTAGAGAGATGGCGGATTAGCTTAAATCAAGTCCAACAGATGTTGGGGTCCCGTGTATCTAGTTTGGGGGCTTGATCTCGAGTGAGTCCCTCAAATCCAAGGATTTAATAAACTCAGAATTCACCTCCTGCTTCGAGCCATCCGGTAAACTTCTCCCTTGTCTCGGCAGAAGCCCCTGGAGCCGGCGGCCTGAAATTCAACATCCAGAAACGCCCCTTCGTGCTAACGAACCAGAACTTCGGGGCCTCGGACCAGCACGGCAACTTCGGGCCGCAGCAGAACTCGGAGAAACATCACAACCAAGGGTACGTGTCTCACTCCCCTGCTGCTCCGTCAGTCACACCTCCCCTTAGGGAGGTGGGCTGGTCTATAAAGGGGGAAGCGACGCAGGGCTGGGAGCGACAGCTAAGTTagaatcccagccctgcccctaaaCTCCCCGTGGGCAAAGTTTCTCATAAGATCAGCTCTCCACTCCCCTGTtcatcctagcagcccttctctgcctGTCTGGCTTGGATTCCTCTTCCTTGAATTATTTCCAGGgagttctctggcctatgttaaagagatcagattagatgatcacaacggtgcCTCCTGGCTTTGGAAAAACCCTGGGGTGCCCGAAATGGGACACAGGACTCCAGTTGGGGGCTTCCCAGTGCCTTGTCCAACAACGTTAATACTTTCCATCGTGACAGGTTGGACCCCCcttccggggtgccacctgatataCTGGGGTCCCGCTGAGCCCgcccgttccaccagcctgggctccctcaccctgtcctgctacacacacacacacgcactcagctgtggactcacacagagtctgcagtcagctctgtgtgggaagactcagctcgGGGAGTTTCCCAGCACTCTGTTGCACACACCCtgtggagtgtaaacccaaaattatatggTCTTATGCTGTATCAAGATCTATAcggcataagctcatgaaattcgctccctccctcaatggGGAGGAAGATCTGCACAGCTTTTTACCCCCTCCCcggttatgaattgcacaaaccgGGTTTCAGAGTAAACACAAAAGGTAAATTGTAAGTGATTCTAAGAgacagcaaacagaacaaagcagatcactgagcaaataaaacaaaacacgcaaactacGCTGAATACTGACTACAAATAATTTCTCACCGTAAATGTTGTTtcaagcaggttgcagagtttcttgaaggtaaactgcactgctggcagcttaaatctccagggATTCCTATTACAGGCCAGACCTTTCTCgcctgggctcagccccccccccccccccccccccggcgtagttcctttgtttcttcaggtgttttcagcagtctccCTTCTTGGgcaaggaggcagtggagaagaaccaagattaactcactccccGGCCTTAAATATgatttgcatatggcaggaatcctcTGTTTCCTTgtttgacccccaccccctcctaatGGAAAAACACTAGAAGCCCAAGATGGAGcctagtaccaggtgacatgatcacctgACCCTGTAATGTCAGAGCAGCATCCAAGGAAACTTCTGGGAAGACGGGAGATTCGTATCTTCAAAGTCGGATTGTCCTTCCTAACGGCCCATCCAGGCTGTTTGcgtactgtctggtgggcgttcccagggtgtacacacagttgtaattgttacatagtcagtattcccaacttcagatacagaaatgatccATGCGTACAAATTGGGTAATcccattcagtaaatcagaacctttccaatgatacctcacatgacccatgcTGCATAAAACACATCTTAGTTGTGCCATATTCATATGATGACCATATCTCAATGAAGAATATGGGATGTCGTATCCCCATATCTTCTGGCCTGATCTAGCCTAGGTTTGCCCCATCTTGGGATCTATAAGTCCCATCAGCTTGGGGCGGGTCTGTGCCCTGGACTGCAGGAGTTTATCTCCCCTCCCAAACCCTGCTTGAGTGGCTCACCCTGGGTCTCTAACGTCTGGCTTCTATTCTGGACCTTTCCCCCCTAGCTCGTCTGCTGGCAAACCGGAGGACTGGCCCCAGGACATGAAGGAATACGTCCAGCGCTGCTTCACCGCCTGCGAGTCGGAGGAGGACAAGGACCGGACGGAGAAGCTGCTGAAAGAGGTGCTGCAAGCCAGGCTGCAGGATGGCACGGCCTACACCATCGACTGGAGCAGGGAGCCGCTGCCGGGGTGAGCCACAGTGCCGGTGGGGTGAGGGCCGGGGGGGGCGGAacagagcggggctgggagccaggactcctgggttctatccccagctcttgAAGGGCAGTGggatgtagtggttagagcagggcgggctgggagccaggactcctgagttctccaGATACTGTCCGGAGTAGGCACTGTTGTAAAACAGGGGTGATCTCAGCCCCCCAAGAAGCAGGTAGCTGAGCTCTGACGCCCCAGTGGCGCCTCTCGTAACGTGCCCTCTCCcttccaggctgggcagggacagTATGGCTGAGAGCCCCAAGAAGAAGCGCTGGGAGATGTCTTCGCTTCACGCTCCCCGGGGCCCCATGCCGGCCGGCCtgtcgcagcagcagcagcagcagcagcagcagaggggcaATGGTGGGGGCGGCGCGGTGGGCTCCCAGTCCCAGCGCGGTGGGGGTGGCGGGGCCAGCCGGGCCCGAGGGAACAGCTTCCCCACCAAATTCGGGAACCGCAACGTCTTCATGAAGGAGAACAGCTCGTCCTCCAGCGCCGGCTCCCGCTCCCGCTCGTCCTCTCGCTCGCCCAGCCGCCACTTCCGGCGCAGGTagggggctgcggggccggggctgcgcggGGGCCCAGCCAGAATACCGGGATACATGAGGGTGGACTCCTCAGACAGCCCTAGCTAGACCCTGAGGGCGGGATGTGATTAGAAACAAGATCAGACCACAGGGCCTGTCCTACCCGGCgtgtctctcttctctctcccacccaaTCAGGCCCCTGGGCCTGTCTAGCCTGGTATTCCCCACCCCAGGCTTTCCTTGGGTCAGACCAAGAGGCCCAGCCAAGCTGGTATCCCTCACGCCACTGGCTCAGCCTCTCGGGCCCCTCCAGGACCCTGAAAAGCTAAGTTAACCTGCTGCCCTGGTGGGTGGGGAGACAACATTGGAAATGGGACCCCAGTGTGACTGGCACAGCGacgcctgcctgagtctgcagagagcctgagcccgttGCTTGGAGTGGGGAGAATTGCCTGTGCATCTCCTCCTCGGGGgagcttccccccacacacacacacacacatgcaggagactgggggggtgggggggcagctggggaagaGCCCTGAACTGGCTcttggaggaggggtggagggggcCCCAGGATTGCTGTGGGCAGGCCCttcgggggaagggggcagggctgagatGCCGGGCTCTAACCCTGCCTCTTTCGGGCAGCGATTCCCATTCGGACTCCGACAGCTCCTTCTCCGGCACCGACTGCCGCCTGGCCAGCCGCAGGAGTGCGCCGAAAAACCGCGGCCGAGGGGGGCACATGGAGCGGGGCCGCATGAGGATGCAGAGGGGTAAAAGGTAACCCCGCCGCGTCCCGGTCTTGGGCGCGCCAGCCAGGAAGTGGTTAGGTGGGGGGCTCTCGGGGTCGGGACCAGCCTGGCTTAGCTTCAGGTCGGTCCGTGGCGTCGCTGTCCAAACCAGCAGAGTTTGAGCGCAgacggggagccaggactcctgggttctcctgggCTCTTGGTGGGGAATGGGCACTAGTGGGTTGGAGCGAGGGCaaagtgggagccaggactcctgggttctctacccggctgtggggtggggtctagtggttggggggtgggggtgggagccaggactcctgggttctatcccagttcCTCCCACAGACTTGCCATGTGATCCTGGGCAAAtctgctgccccctccacttGGCTGCTGAGCTGAGTCTCCCGGCCACGTCCCTTTCAGGCATGACCAGGGCCCCTCCAAGCGCAACCGCCGGCGGAACGCCATGGACTACGAGGACCCCGAGAAGGAGTTCAAGAAGCAGCGGCGGGCGGCCCGCTTCCAGCACGGCCACTCCAAGAAGCTGCGCCTGGAGCCCCTCATCCTGTCCATCAACAGCCTGGACCCTGCCGGCTCGGAGAGCCTGGACTGGAACGAGCTGAAGATTATGGGCACCTGTCAGGAGATCACCAAGCACTACCTACGGCTCACGTGCGCCCCAGACCCCTCCACCGTCCGGCCTGTCTCGGTGAGCGCCGGGCAGCCTCCGCTGGGGTTACTGGAGTGCCCCGGGGCAGGCCCCATCAGGCCAGGGGCCCCAgatgggattggggtggggggaacataATGCTGGGAGCCGAGGAGgtgtcccagctgagatcacagCTCTGAGGGTATCCAGTGAACCGGCAAGGCGAGGAGCTAATGCTCTGTGCCACGTGAAAGCTGGCAGGCCCGGTACTCTGCTGGTGCCATCGGGCGCTAGTGGACAGAGCGCTGGACTGGTGTCCAGGATGCCAAGTCACTTCCCtgtttcctgcctcagtttcccctcccaggctttgtCTGTGTCATACTCCAGTGGGGGACTCTGCCTAGGTAGCACCCCACATATGGAAGCTGGGTGAGGGTGGGCCCCGGATCTTGGTTGGGGGCTGATCTCGGGTTGGGGTCCGGGCAGCCCCTAGCGTTATGGTCATCACCCCCAAAGGCGCACCCCCTCCAAAGCAGCGATCAGCCCGCAGGCCAGCCTGGCTTCGCGGCCTGCT harbors:
- the LENG8 gene encoding leukocyte receptor cluster member 8, with the protein product MATNIGDQRASEWAPQYNLGNNAARENSMEGQAHENPEWEKARQALASISKANAASGTSKGSNNGPANTQYASQQGDPNAMQQQQYYQWYQPYSFGYPYNYCYPMNVYPGYSFPNQYGVAGSYSSSTAQQPQGPGQHQGNVNQPPVPGMEEGMAYSNQQQQMATSNPPQPPPQHGNHPGGAMGQQQGGSSGGQHLQQNSSGASYSQHGYSEGPKPKKGQQLWNRMKQAPGAGGLKFNIQKRPFVLTNQNFGASDQHGNFGPQQNSEKHHNQGSSAGKPEDWPQDMKEYVQRCFTACESEEDKDRTEKLLKEVLQARLQDGTAYTIDWSREPLPGLGRDSMAESPKKKRWEMSSLHAPRGPMPAGLSQQQQQQQQQRGNGGGGAVGSQSQRGGGGGASRARGNSFPTKFGNRNVFMKENSSSSSAGSRSRSSSRSPSRHFRRSDSHSDSDSSFSGTDCRLASRRSAPKNRGRGGHMERGRMRMQRGKRHDQGPSKRNRRRNAMDYEDPEKEFKKQRRAARFQHGHSKKLRLEPLILSINSLDPAGSESLDWNELKIMGTCQEITKHYLRLTCAPDPSTVRPVSVLKKSLSMVKSHWKEKQDYAFACEQMKSIRQDLTVQGIRTEFTVEVYETHARIALEKGDHEEFNQCQTQLKSLYAENLPGNVGEFTAYRILYYIFTKNSGDITTELAYLTKELKADPCVAHALALRAAWALSNYHRFFRLYRQAPCMSGYLIDKFAERERKAALKAMIKTFRPVLPVSYVQSELAFEAADECQLFLAALSLVYTGTDTTKIDCRQSLAVLANF